A genomic stretch from Scomber scombrus chromosome 8, fScoSco1.1, whole genome shotgun sequence includes:
- the LOC133985281 gene encoding interferon-induced protein with tetratricopeptide repeats 5-like, with product MSAAQSQTTLESKLGALQCHFTWDLDPSRSKLFRLRDMLEDIGKEEGNSWLGHIYNLQGYIHYQLGFTEDALHFFSRAAEAFRQIRNTGSDEGPWLVVNYGNLAWLHHQLGGQADSQSYLSKVDTLLKEYPSPSEDELHPEIYAEKAWTLVKFGRDKTLLAADYFQRAIRMQPDMVEWHTSHVIVLENVYRHSDKPMEEDILEEDIMEKMKIARENDPDNLYLAALYLKACAKKGIKIEDEARELAKRVLRKPLGRYSGIRPLLMLYRLFLSMDEAVDLAEKALERQPDERHLKWCAANCYKWRIYSHKKNPLEPRRIGRAISLHEEVISLYPDSSLKVKIALANIHAQLYHGQAEADQIYQDLLESDLEPAGRQRLYNFYANHLFFIRKESYKSIKYHMMAVEIPHQSPCRNGSIIALERIKERRRHPMCGEIEECLANLEE from the exons ATGAG TGCTGCTCAGAGTCAGACAACACTGGAATCCAAACTTGGGGCCCTGCAGTGCCACTTCACCTGGGACCTGGACCCCAGCAGGTCCAAACTGTTCCGTCTCAGGGACATGCTGGAGGACATCGGCAAAGAGGAGGGAAACAGCTGGCTGGGTCACATTTACAACCTGCAGGGGTACATTCACTACCAGCTGGGCTTCACTGAAGATGCCCTGCATTTCTTCAGCAGGGCTGCAGAGGCGTTCCGCCAGATTAGAAACACTGGCTCAGATGAAGGTCCCTGGTTGGTGGTGAACTATGGGAACCTGGCTTGGCTGCACCACCAGCTGGGAGGACAAGCAGATAGTCAGTCTTACCTGTCAAAGGTCGACACCCTGCTGAAAGAATACCCATCTCCATCAGAGGATGAGCTCCATCCAGAGATCTACGCTGAAAAAGCCTGGACCCTGGTGAAGTTTGGCAGAGACAAAACACTGCTGGCTGCAGATTACTTTCAGAGAGCCATCAGGATGCAACCAGACATGGTGGAGTGGCACACCAGTCATGTGATAGTTTTAGAGAATGTTTATAGACACAGTGACAAACCAATGGAGGAAGACATCCTGGAGGAAGACAtcatggagaaaatgaaaatcgcTAGAGAAAACGATCCAGACAACTTGTACCTTGCTGCTCTGTACCTTAAAGCATGTGCaaagaaaggaataaaaattGAAGATGAAGCACGTGAGTTGGCCAAAAGGGTTTTGAGAAAGCCTCTAGGCAGATACAGTGGTATAAGACCATTACTAATGCTGTACAGATTATTTCTATCTATGGATGAGGCAGTTGATTTGGCAGAGAAGGCTCTGGAAAGACAACCAGATGAACGTCATTTAAAGTGGTGTGCTGCAAACTGCTACAAATGGAGGATTTATTCACACAAGAAAAATCCCCTGGAGCCAAGAAGGATAGGCAGAGCAATCAGTCTCCATGAAGAGGTGATCTCTCTTTACCCTGATTCTTCACTTAAAGTAAAAATAGCTCTAGcaaacatacatgcacagtTGTATCATGGCCAAGCTGAAGCTGACCAGATTTACCAGGATCTGCTAGAAAGTGATCTGGAGCCTGCAGGCAGACAGAGACTTTACAACTTCTATGCCAATCATTTATTCTTCATTCGAAAGGAAAGCTACAAgtcaataaaatatcacatgatGGCAGTAGAGATACCGCATCAATCTCCCTGCCGTAATGGCAGCATCATTGCTCTGGAGAggattaaagaaagaagaagacatcCCATGTGTGGAGAAATTGAAGAGTGTCTTGCTAATCTGGAAGAGTAA
- the LOC133985279 gene encoding uncharacterized protein LOC133985279, producing MLYSLCSNITSCSGHSISTAQEWINPVEEQRTHPFTALIHKKSESRAEIREYKLPECERKNSSVSAGNLRKQRCNQVRGHNFLIMMKLILSLTLIWTLSSTVTVHGHLHQTTGRSCVTPPPNIQGKHTFSYDLGFETMVASLHMCNTDGCNNHTIPYPDVQKKNNLQCFICDDRSSAECKKKTLQCEGNEDRCFSGTVEFNDGEKVHTFGCVSGYLCEHFSDLKLLPDNSKFIHPPKCCKGSFCNSAWSVKLNVMTLLFGLTTLIFY from the exons ATGCTTTACAGTCTGTGCAGCAATATAACCTCTTGTAGCGGACACAGCATCAGTACGGCTCAGGAGTGGATAAACCCGGTTGAGGAGCAGCGAACGCACCCGTTTACAGCTTTGATCCACAAAAAATCCGAGAGCAGGGCAGAGATCCGCGAGTACAAGCTCCCTGAGTGCGAGAGGAAGAACTCGAGTGTGAGCGCGGGAAATCTGCGCAAGCAGCGTTGTAACCAAGTGCGAGGACACA ATTTCCTCATCATGATGAAGCTGatcctgtctctcactctcatctggactctctccAGCACAG TAACTGTGCATGGGCATCTCCATCAGACCACCGGCAGGTCCTGTGTGACCCCCCCTCCTAACATTCAAGGAAAGCATACATTTTCATACGATCTTGGTTTTGAAACTATGGTGGCATCTCTTCATATGTGTAACACAGATGGCTGCAACAATCATACCATACCTT ATCCTGATgttcagaagaaaaacaacctgCAGTGTTTTATCTGTGATGATCGATCTTCTGCTGAGTGTAAGAAGAAGACACTACAGTGTGAAGGAAACGAGGATCGCTGCTTTAGTGGGACTG TGGAATTTAACGACGGTGAAAAAGTTCATACCTTTGGATGTGTCTCTGGATATCTTTGTGAACATTTTTCTGACTTGAAGCTCCTGCCTGATAATAGCAAGTTTATTCATCCACCAAAATGTTGTAAAGGCAGCTTCTGTAACTCAGCCTGGTCTGTCAAACTGAATGTGATGACTCTGCTGTTTGGACTCACTACCCTTATCTTCtattag
- the LOC133985282 gene encoding interferon-induced protein with tetratricopeptide repeats 5-like: MSAAQSQTTLEAKLGALQCHFTWDLDPSRSKLFRLRDLLEDIVTEEGNSWLGHIYNLQGYIHYQLGFTEDAQRFFSKAAEAFCQMRRSDEGPWLVVNYGNLAWWHHQLGEQAESQTYLSKVDTLLKEYPSPSEDELHPEIYAEKAWTLMNFGRDKKQMAADYFERAIRMQPDMVEWHTSYVIVLENIYGQGDKPLEENILEKMKIAKENDPDNLYLAALYLKACANKGRKIEDEADELAEKVLRKPLSRYSGIRPLLTLYRIYVSEDEAVDLAEKALERHPDERHLKWCAAMCYKWRIYSNKYNPLEPRMIDRAISLHKEVISLYPDSSPKVKIALANIHAQSYHGQDDAEQIYQDLLESDLEPADRQMLYNSYAKYLHFNRKESNKSIEYHMKAAEIPHKSPCRKGSIRELEKFKERRRHPMCREIEECLANLEE, translated from the exons ATGAG TGCTGCTCAAAGTCAGACAACACTGGAAGCCAAACTTGGGGCCCTGCAGTGCCACTTCACCTGGGACCTGGACCCCAGCAGGTCCAAACTGTTCCGTCTCAGGGACTTGCTGGAGGACATTGTCACTGAGGAGGGAAACAGCTGGCTGGGTCACATTTACAACCTGCAGGGGTACATTCACTACCAGCTGGGCTTCACTGAAGATGCCCAGCGTTTCTTCAGCAAGGCTGCAGAGGCTTTTTGCCAGATGAGAAGATCAGATGAAGGTCCCTGGTTGGTGGTGAACTACGGGAACCTGGCTTGGTGGCACCACCAGCTGGGAGAACAAGCAGAGAGTCAGACTTACCTGTCAAAGGTCGACACCCTGCTGAAAGAATACCCATCTCCATCAGAGGATGAGCTTCATCCAGAGATCTACGCTGAAAAAGCCTGGACCCTGATGAACTTTGGCagagacaaaaaacagatgGCTGCAGATTACTTTGAGAGAGCCATCAGGATGCAGCCAGACATGGTGGAGTGGCACACCAGTTATGTCATAGTTTTGGAGAATATTTATGGGCAAGGTGACAAACCACTGGAGGAAAACATcctggagaaaatgaaaatcgcCAAAGAAAACGATCCAGACAACTTGTACCTTGCTGCTCTGTACCTAAAGGCATGTGcaaataaaggaagaaaaattgAGGATGAAGCAGATGAGTTGGCCGAAAAGGTTTTGAGAAAGCCTCTAAGCAGGTACAGTGGTATAAGACCATTATTAACACTGTACAGAATCTATGTATCTGAGGATGAGGCAGTTGATTTGGCAGAGAAGGCTCTGGAAAGACATCCAGATGAACGTCATCTAAAGTGGTGTGCTGCAATGTGCTACAAATGGAGGATTTATTCAAACAAGTACAATCCCCTGGAGCCAAGAATGATAGACAGAGCAATCAGTCTCCATAAAGAAGTGATCTCTCTTTACCCTGATTCTTCACCTAAAGTAAAAATAGCTCTAGcaaacatacatgcacagtCGTATCATGGCCAGGATGATGCTGAACAGATTTACCAGGATCTGCTAGAAAGTGATCTGgaacctgcagacagacagatgcttTACAACTCCTATGCCAAGTATTTGCACTTTAATCGAAAGGAAAGCAACAAGTCAATAGAATATcacatgaaggcagcagagaTACCGCATAAATCTCCCTGCCGTAAGGGCAGCATCAGAGAGCTGGAGAAgtttaaagaaagaagaagacatcCCATGTGTAGAGAAATTGAAGAGTGTCTTGCTAATCTGGAAGAGTAA
- the LOC133985280 gene encoding interferon-induced protein with tetratricopeptide repeats 1-like, with amino-acid sequence MSAAKSQTTLKANLGALQCHFTWDLDPSRSELFRFRDMLEDIVTEEGNSWLGHIYNLQGYIHYRLGFTEDARCFFSKAAEAFRQMRRSDEGPWLVVNYGNLAWWHHQLGEQAESQTYLSKVDTLLKQYPSPSEEELHPEIYAEKAWTLMKFGKDKTQMAVDYFQRAIRMQPDMVEWHTSYVIILENIYGHGDRLLEENILEKMKIAKENDPDNLYLAALYLKACAKTGRKIEDEARELAEKVLRKPLGRYSGIRPLLTLYRIYVSEDEAVDLAEEALERQPDERHLKWCAATCYKWRIYSHKKNPLEPRRIDRAISLHKEVISLYPDSSPKEKIALANIHTKLNHGQAKADQIYQDLLESDLEPADRQMLYNCYAKHLQFNRKDSYKSIKYHMKAAEIPQQAAFRKASIIALERIQERRRHPMCGEIEKFLANLSD; translated from the exons ATGAG TGCTGCTAAAAGTCAGACAACACTGAAAGCCAATCTTGGGGCCCTGCAGTGCCACTTCACCTGGGACCTGGACCCCAGCAGGTCCGAACTATTCCGTTTCAGGGACATGCTGGAGGACATTGTTACTGAGGAGGGAAACAGCTGGTTGGGTCACATTTACAACCTGCAGGGGTACATTCACTACCGGCTGGGCTTCACTGAAGATGCCAGGTGTTTCTTCAGCAAGGCTGCAGAGGCTTTTCGCCAGATGAGAAGATCAGATGAAGGTCCCTGGTTGGTGGTGAACTACGGGAACCTGGCTTGGTGGCACCACCAGCTGGGAGAACAAGCAGAGAGTCAAACTTACCTGTCAAAGGTCGACACCCTGCTGAAACAATACCCATCTCCATCAGAGGAAGAGCTCCATCCAGAGATCTACGCTGAAAAAGCCTGGACCCTGATGAAGTTTGgcaaagacaaaacacagatgGCTGTAGATTACTTTCAGAGAGCCATCAGGATGCAGCCAGACATGGTGGAGTGGCACACCAGTTATGTCATAattttagaaaatatttatGGGCACGGTGACAGACTACTGGAGGAAAACATcctggagaaaatgaaaatcgcCAAAGAAAATGACCCGGACAACTTGTATCTTGCTGCTCTGTACCTAAAGGCATGtgcaaagacaggaagaaaaattGAAGATGAAGCACGTGAGTTGGCTGAAAAGGTTTTGAGAAAGCCTCTAGGCAGATACAGTGGTATAAGACCATTATTAACACTGTACAGAATCTATGTatctgaggatgaggctgttGATTTGGCAGAGGAGGCTCTGGAAAGACAACCAGATGAACGTCATCTAAAGTGGTGTGCTGCAACCTGCTACAAATGGAGGATTTATTCACACAAGAAAAATCCCCTGGAGCCAAGAAGGATAGACAGAGCAATCAGTCTCCATAAAGAAGTGATCTCTCTTTACCCTGATTCTTCACCTAAAGAAAAAATAGCTCTCgcaaacatacatacaaagtTGAATCATGGCCAAGCTAAAGCTGACCAGATTTACCAGGATCTGCTAGAAAGTGATCTGgaacctgcagacagacagatgcttTACAACTGCTATGCCAAGCATTTGCAGTTTAATCGAAAGGATAGCTACAAgtcaataaaatatcacatgaaggcagcagagaTACCCCAACAAGCTGCCTTCCGTAAGGCCAGCATCATTGCTCTGGAGAGGAttcaagaaagaagaagacatcCCATGTGTGGAGAAATTGAAAAGTTTCTTGCTAATCTGTCAGACTAA